A genomic stretch from Microcebus murinus isolate Inina chromosome 11, M.murinus_Inina_mat1.0, whole genome shotgun sequence includes:
- the LOC105876482 gene encoding uncharacterized protein LOC105876482, with protein sequence MNQDTAFPPFKISAQHWRVTYKPSTNKQRRSLAGEGEEEAGEGDVRSFPSQKCSFAPISLPPGTPPLSQGLHPGRSRSLSSRLKLPADPPRALPGSPEPPPPPPPRRSPRAESPGPGSTDAPAKYSPLAVLPSRPGRPQAGEAQAGQPGWRKDAPCGRRPVLAAHTPPVRRARPPPPWPSPGRWADAWVPRRARPPPGRLLPSPPHPDPPAAPFLTGGRAGLAGRREPARVGGLPRARARDLSRRVLGLPASWAPNARAAKARSNESSSPPPSRARSRSRRLSAPGSRHDAKRASERNRLRRSRRRHRGRRRLRLPRDVPP encoded by the exons ATGAACCAAGACACAGCATTTCCACCTTTCAAGATTTCAGCACAACACTGGAGAGTCACCTACAAGCCATCCACGAATAAACAAAGGAGATCtctggcaggggagggagaggaagaagcgGGGGAAGGAGACGTCAGATCCTTCCCCAGCCAGAAA TGCAGCTTCGCTCCAATCAGCCTCCCTCCTGGAACTCCCCCCCTCTCCCAGGGCCTCCATCCCGGTCGGTCCCGGAGTCTCTCTTCCCGCCTCAAACTTCCCGCAGACCCGCCCCGCGCCCTCCCAGGCTCGCCCGagccgccgccccctccccctccccgccgctCCCCACGTGCTGAGAGCCCGGGTCCCGGCAGCACCGACGCGCCGGCTAAGTACTCGCCACTCGCGGTTCTTCCCTCGCGGCCCGGCCGGCCCCAAGCCGGAGAGGCCCAGGCCGGGCAGCCCGGCTGGCGCAAGGATGCGCCCTGCGGCCGTCGGCCTGTGCTCGCCGCTCACACGCCCCCTGTGCGCCGGGCCCGTCCGCCGCCACCCTGGCCTTCGCCCGGCCGCTGGGCCGACGCCTGGGTACCGCGTCGCGCCCGCCCTCCGCCGGGccggctcctgccctcccctccacacCCTGACCCGCCCGCCGCCCCCTTTCTTACCGGCGGACGTGCGGGCTTAGCGGGGCGGAGGGAGCCGGCTAGGGTCGGCGGCCTCCCCCGCGCCCGGGCCCGCGATCTCAGCCGCCGAGTCCTCGGGCTCCCGGCGTCTTGGG CACCAAACGCGAGGGCAGCCAAAGCTAGAAGTAACGAGTCTTCGTCGCCACCGCCGTCGCGCGCGCGCTCCCGCTCCCGCCGCTTATCGGCCCCCGGCAGCCGCCATGACGCCAAGAGAGCGAGCGAGCGCAACCGTCTCCGTCGTAGCCGCCGCCGCCACCGAGGTCGCCGTCGCCTCCGCCTCCCGCGCGAC GTCCCTCCCTGA